One Companilactobacillus farciminis KCTC 3681 = DSM 20184 genomic window, TCTAGTCCGGAATAGCAAAGAAAATTGGCTCAGATGTGAAATTTTACTTGGCGATTTATCGCTTACGTAAAAGGCCGAGCTTGAAGACTTTGCCCGAACTTGGGCTTAGCAAAGGCTCCAAGTCGTGCCCACATCGTTCCAGCCAAATTTTCTTTGCTATGGAGGACGGAATCACACCAATTTAATTTAAGAAAGAACTCAAATGTTATAGGGAGATTTTTATTATGAAGAAATTAGTTAGAGATAAAATACCGAGTATCCTCGCTGATGATGCCGAATTTGAAGTTCTTTCCAACGAAGATTACCGTCTATCTTTGCGACATAAAATCGTTGAAGAAGCTAAGGAAGTTCAGAATGCTCAATCGCGCGCTAACCTTGTTGAAGAATTAGGGGATCTTGAAGAAGTTATTCGCGCTATTTTGACTGATGCTTCAATTAATTACGAAGAAATGGATAGTCTACGCCAAGCAAAAATCAATCAAAAGGGTAATTTTTCACAAAAATTTGTTATGATAAACAACAAAGAAGAATCGTAATCTAATTATGGTTCTTCTTTTTTTATCGTGGAAATACAATTTGTACAACATGAAAAAACAGTATAATATAGTTCTATACCATTAATAGGAAGAAGAAAAAATGCAAATTTTAACTTTATTTATAGTCGCATTGGTAGCCCTAGAACATATCGGGATTGCTGGACTTGAAATGTTCGCCAAACCTGAAGTTCAAGCCAATGCTTTCGATATGCCTGTCGAATTCGTTAAAGACTCACATGCCAAAGTAGCTTTAGCTAACCAAGGTATTTATAACGGCCTATTTGGCGTTTTAATGTTATTGATGATCTTATTCTTTACTGGAGCGGTTTTAAGAACCATCCTTATTTTAATGTTGCTCTACATTATCGGCGTCGCTATTTACGGTGCCTTTACAGCTACGAGAAAAATCTTATTTTTACAAGGTTTACCAGCTTTAATAGCTCTAATTTTAGTAGCTATCTTTTACAAGTAATTTGACAAAGAATGGAAAACAATCATGAAAAAAGATTCATTACTTAAGAGTTCTCTCTGGATTTCCATCAGTGGGATTCTTTCAAGAATACTTTCGGTCGTCTATATTATTCCTTGGAATCTTTGGATTGGCCCAGTAGCTGTTGGTGCTGCTAATGCTTTGTACGGGAAGGTTTACAATATTTATAATCTTTTCTTGATCATCGCTACAGCTGGAATTCCTTCAGCTATCTCAAAAGAAGTTGCTGCTCACAATGCTTTAGGTCGTTTTGACCAAAGTGAGAAGCTTTTCAAAAAATATACGATTTACATGTCTCTGGTCGGAATCGTCTTGGCATTCATCATGTTCTTCGGAGCTAAATACGTGGCAATTGTATTAGCTGCCGGCGATATGCGTGTTGTAACGCCGATTAAATACTTGAGTATTGCAATGCTGATTATTCCAGCTTTAGGTATCTTACGTGGTTATATTCAAGGATATGCCTTCATTTCCTACTCCGCTTTTTCACAAGTTATTGAACAAATTGCTCGTGTGGCTTACATGCTTTATGCAACTTATACAATTATGATCTTGCAAAAAGGTAGCTACATGGCAGCTGTTAACCAATCAACTTTAGCTTCATTTATTGGAGCAACTTTAGCATATGTATTCCTCTTGTGGATTCGTATTCGAGTTAGAAAGACTGTGACTGTTCCTGATATCAAACCAAGCGACAACGTAAAAGACAACGGTCCTGAAATTAGCTTTAATTCAATGTTACGTTCGGCTATTCCGTTCTTATTAGTCGACACGATCATGACAGTCTTGCAATTGTTCGACCAAACGACCTTCACTTGGATCTACGAATTGATCTTACACGCTAGTCAAAAGACGATTGATGACTTGTATGCGATGTTCGGATTCCAAGCTAACAAGTTGATCATGGTCTTAGTTTCCTTAGCAATTTCGGTTTCAGCTTCCGTTATACCAGCGTTATCCGCTATGATTACTCGTAAGAGCGGCTTGAAAACTGTCCAAAAACTAATGCAAAATATCGTTCAATTCACGTTCTTCATTATTTTGCCAGCTACTTTTGGAATGATGGCTATTAGTCGTCAATTATGGACCGTTTTCGTCTTCTACGACCAAAGCATCCTCGGTTCTAAAGTCTTGATTGTCTCTTGTGTTGAAGCTTTCTTCTATTGTTTATTCATGATTTTGGAAAACATTCTTCAAGTTACGCATCACGTTAGAAAATCACTAATTTACTTGGCATTTGCCTACATTATCAAAATGATTTTACAAGTTCCACTGACAGTTAGTTTAGGAGTTTACGGACCAGTTACCGCTACTGCAATCTCCTTTATCCTGATGTCATATTTTGCTTTCAGGTTGATCAACAAGCAGTTCCAAATCGTCAATAAAGACTTAGGTAAGAAATTATTGCGAATCTTTATCGATGGACTTGTGATGCTAGTAGTCGTTGCCGTCGCTAACTTCTTTATCGTCAAAGTAATTTCTGACGCTACTAAAGTTGGTGCCGTTATCGTTATCATCATCTGTGGTCTGATTGGGATAATAGTTTACGGATTCTTAGCTTATAAAGATGGATCATTGAGTATTCTAAAAGATATTCGTGATACTAAGATTTACTAATCAGAAAAAATACTATATAGGATATTATTTGGACAACGGCAAATATTGCAGTGTTCGAATAATATTCTTTTTGTTATTAATAATTTTTTATCAATAAACAATCTTATTTGACGTCAAAAATAAAAAATAGTATCGTATTACTTATTGCAAACGATTACTATTAATTGCCAAGGAGAGATTTATTTTGCTAGTAGGAAGTATTGAAGCAGGTGGAACAAAATTTGTTTGTGCTGTTGGTGACGAAGACTACCGTATCAAGGATAGTATCCATTTTCCAACAACAACACCCGAGGAAACATTAAGAAAAACAATCGATTATTTCAAACAATTCGATATCGAAGCTCTCGGTATTGCTTCATTTGGACCAATCGAACAACGTAAGAATTCACCAAAATATGGTTACATCACTTCAACACCTAAGCCAGGTTGGAAAGACACTGACTTTGTTGGTGCTTTGAAGAAGGAATTAAACGTACCAATGTTTTGGACAACTGACGTTAACGGTTCTGCTTACGGCGAATACGTAATGTCAACTTTAGCTAACGAAAAAATCGATTCATTGGTTTACTACACAATCGGTACTGGTGTGGGAGCTGGTGCAATTGCGGATGGTAAATTCATCGGTAACGTTGGCCACCCTGAAATGGGACACACTTTCTTGAAACGTCACCCTGATGACTTAGATTTCAAAGGAATTTGCCCATTCCACGGTGATTGTCTTGAAGGTTTAGTAGCCGGACCTACATTTGATGCCCGTTTAGGTAAACCTGGTAAGGACGTTCCATTGACTGACCATGTTTGGGATATCATGGCCTATTACGTTGCTCAAGCTGCTATCCAAGCTACCTTGATTCTTCGTCCTGACAAGATCGTCTTCGGTGGCGGTGTTGTTAGTGAAACATTCTTAGATAAAGTTCGTGTTCAATTTAAGGAATTACTCAATGACTATGTTGAAGTTCCAGAATTAGACAAATACATCACAATGCCCGTAGTTAAGAACAACGGTTCAGCTACACTAGGTGATTTCGCCTTGGCTATTCGTGAATTACAAGACTAAAAAAATTCTCACTAGAAAATCAATCTAGTGAGAATTTTTTTGCATTAATTTCTTTTTCTAAAAATAATAAACTTGCTAAAAATATAGTTCAGTAAAACAACCACGACATTGGCGATAATTTTTACGATAAATCCATTGCCGTGCAATAAAACCATTCCAATAAACATCGTTCCTTGGTCAAACACCCAAGATCCACCTCTGAATAAGAAGAAAGATCCCATTTCTTGGAAGAAAGCTTTCCAAGTCTTGGTATGAGAATTAAAGACCCACAACTTATTCGTGACGTAAGCAAATAGAACTGAAATCACATACGCAATCGCGTTCGCAATTTGAGAATTCATATTCAAAACGCGCCACAACAAGGCAAAGGCCACGTAATTTACTACAGTTGTTAAGACTCCGAAAAATAAATAGGGAATCGCATCTTTATATTTACTCCACAATTCTTTTATCATCTATACATATCCTTAATGGTTTAATTTCCAATTTTTGTAACTTAGTCCTAAGAAATAAGCAATTACTTCAAAGCCAGAAATAAAGAATGTCACTGGCCAATTGGTTATGAAAGCTAGATATAACCCTAACCAAACTCCTATTAATGACAAGCCAACTGAAACCATGATCAACTTAGGCACCGTATGAACGACATATTTGGCCGTTGCTCCTGGCAAAGTCAATAAAACAAAGACCAGCAGTGACCCAACGATTTGAGCACCGATACTGACGCTGAGAGCCAAAGTTACTAAAAAGGCTATCGAGAGTAACCTAGTCTTCAAACCAGCGGCACGAGCCCCAATATGGTCAAATGAATCAAAAGCGAGCGGTTTATAGAAAATAATAAAGACAAAAATGACAAATAATGCCAAAATCATCAATTGTTGAACTTCTTTGGAACTGATTCCGACGATACTACCAAACAAGATATTCGTCGCGTAACTACTTGATTCTGATGATAACGATAAAAACAGAATTCCTAAACCAATAAACAATGACGAAATCGCACTGATCGATGCTTCACGTCTGGAAGATTCGCTACTCAAACTACCGACAGCAATCGAACTGACTAAGGTGAACAAAATCATTCCCGCTAATGGTGAAATACCAACGAGAATTCCAAATGAAGCTCCCGCAAAGCCAATTTCTGACAAGGTATGCGACAGAAATGACATATTTCTCGATACGACGAAGACTCCGACTAATCCAGCCGTTATAGCGATAAAAGTACTAGCAATAAAGGCTTCGCGCATAAATTCATATTCAAACATTTTAACTCCCCATCTCGAACATATCTTCAGAAACATCGCTGACTTTAACTTCTTTAAGCGTCTTATCTTCAAAGAATAACGCCCTAGTCGTATATTTCTTTGTTAATTCATAGTCGTGCGTAATGAAGATAACCGTCAAGTTATACTTTTGATTCAATTCAGCGACCAGATCCATCAGTTGCATCTTCACTTCAACATCTAGGCTGGCTGTCGATTCGTCCAAAATCAGAATTTTCGGGTCATTCAACAAAGCTTGTGCCAAATAGGCCTTTTGCTTTTCACCACCAGAAGCCAATCCTAAAGGACGATCTTTCAATTGTGTCAACTTAGTCTTCGTTAAGATTGTTTTAATCAGTTCATTGTCAGCTTTACGACGTTTCGGGCTGAGAGTGAACTTCAAATTCAAACGAACAAATTGTTCAATATTCAAAGGATAATCTAAATCGATATTTCTGAATTGAGGCACATAACCGATTCTTTTGTGATTCATTTTCAACTCGCCACTAGTCTTCTTCTCAAGTCCCATCATGATTCTAACTAGAGTCGTCTTACCCGAACCATTAGGACCAATCAAACTAATAAAGTCGCCATCATTAATCGTAAAATTGACGTCCTTAAAAACTAGTTGCTTACCAAAACGCTTGGTTAAATTCTTTGCTTCAATCACAGTTATCTCTTCACTATCCTTTCGATTTGAGACAGATTGCCATTCATCCACTCATAATATCCTAAATCACTTGGTAAAGTTTCGGTGAAATAAATAATCGGAACTTTATTTTTTTTAGCCAAATTAGTCATTTTAGTGATAATACCACTAGTGACTTGTTTATTTACAACTAAAAAACTCACTTTATGGTGTCTCAGGCCATCTTCCATTTTCTTGATATCCTCAATCGATGGATCAGTATCTTCTTCGATTGCTTTAGCAAAATGAGGATTGGCGATACTTACTCCCAAATCCTTCAACAAGTAATATGGCAATGGTTCTGTCACATAGGCTTTTTTACCAGCAGTCTGTTGTTTTAGTTTTGCTTCTCTTTCGACTAAGCCATTTAATTTTAATTTATATTTCTTAAAGTTAGCTTGATAGTAGGCTTTATTCTTAGGGTCGACCTGACTCATATGTTGAGCCACTGCCTGACTAAGTTTCTGCACATTCTTAACTCCGAACCAGACGTGTTCATTGTCACCATTTTGCTTATGCAAAACATCTCGAGAGAAATCAATCAGGTTTTTATCCTGACTATTAGCCGTAACGATTTTTTCAACCCAATCATCATAGCCTAATCCACTGGCAACGATTAACCGTGAATCAGCGACTTGCTTAGCGTCATTGCTAGATGGCGAAAAACTATGTGGATCAACGTTGACCGACTTAATAATCGATTCCACATGATATTTATCCCCGACAACACTCTTCAATGGTTCTGTATATGTATTAACAGTCGTCGTAATAATTTTTTTATCCGATGCAGTTTTATGACCACATCCACCTACAAATATTAGTAGCGAAAACAAAACTAATAATAGTACATTTCTTTTTCGCATTCATTTTCCCCTATAATTCTTTTTTAAGTCGAATTACCATTAAGATTCCGTCCTCCATAGCAAAGAAAATTTGGCTGGAATGCACTCTGCCTTGTCAAGTTGACATTTCAATAGAGTTAAAATTATAAAACATATTTAAATGGCTTTATTCCGGTATTCCGCTGGAGTAAAGCCATTTATTTTGTCTGATCTATCTTGATTGTTAAAGTAATCTATTCCTTCTTTAACTAGATTCTTCAACTCTTCCAGCGTAGCTGGTGTAGGATGAAGATCCATCCAACGTAATTTAAAATCGTTCCACCAGCGTTCCATTGGTGAATTATCATAAGGAGTCCCTGGTCTGGACATACTTCTAGAAACTTTATGTTGTGCTAGTAATTTATTAAAACTGTTAGCTACATAAGCTGACCCTCGGTCCGTATGGACCATAGGGTGCACGTCTCCTTCATTTTTAAATACTTCTTCAAACATGGTCATTTCAGCTTCTGCCGTCTCAGTGGGTGTTATTATGTATCCCAATAGAAAACGTCCATAAAGATCCAATATTCCACTTAGTCGTACTTTGTATCTTTTATTTGGTCCATATTCTATTTGTGTTGAATCTGTTAGCCAAACTTCATTTGGCTTAGTAACTTTAAAATTTTGATCTAAGATATTATCTTGAATATATTTTTCTTCTTTTTCTTTTCTATTTATCTTTTTCTTCCGTACTTTACAAACAAGATTCAATTCATTCATTACTCTTCTTACTCGTTTTAATGATAATTTAAATCCTAGTTTATTTTCGTGTATAAGATGAGTAAGTATTTTACCTGCTCCAACACTTCCATTGTGTTCTTCATATATTCTCTTAACATGTTTTTTTAGAGTTCTGTCTTGTTTTTCCCAGACAGTTTCTTTACGATTAATGCTTTTGTGATAGGCTTGTCGACTGACACCTATGTACTCTAATAGGATAGTTTCCCATCCATGATGGCTTTGACATACTTCCTTTATCGCTTGGTAAGCATGCCTATGCTGTTTGTTCACTCCCCACGCTGGATTTCTTCGAATTTTTTTTCAAAAGCCTCTATAGCGTTACGTTTATTTAATTCAGCCTTTAATTGTCTATTTTCTAGTTTTAATTTATCAACTTCTGTTAAACTCTTTTCTTTGACGTAACCTCTGCGTCCTCGCTTATCAGCGAGGGCAGAGTATCCTTGTTTCTTCACGATTAATACCCAATTGCGTACTTGTTGATAGGAAACTTGAAAATGTTCCGAAGCTTCAGAGTATGAATGTTTTTGAAGAGTTACGTATTCAACTACTTCAATTCTTTCTTCAAGAGTGGTTTTCTTCGACATTGTAACGACCTTCTTTCTAACAGGCGTAGCCTTGATTAGATTCTTGTCATTATTATACTGTATTATCCAATATCTCAATTGTTTAGAAGAACGTAGTTTAAACTTTATAGATACTTCTTTAAGAGTCCCTTCGCCATTAAGATAAGCACTGACAGCTTGAATCTTAGTCTCATAACTATATTTCTTGGGAACTTGAGGGATTAATCCCTTTTCACCGTATGCTTGAAATAAGGTAAGCCAACCTCTAGCAGTAATAGGATTAACTCCGATTGATCTGCAATATTCTATAAATATTATTTCTGACTTTACTTTCAAATAGTCTTTAATTATTTTTATCTTGAACTCTGATTCGTACTTCTTCATAAAAAAATCCCTTCTGATTTTCATCTGAAATTATTCCATTTCATATGTCAACCACAAAGGGAGTATAGCAGAACGTAGTGGGCACGATTTTGAGCTTTTGCATAAACCAAGTGCGCAAAATCTCAAAACTCGACCTTATTCTAAGCAACAAGTTGCTAAGAATAAATTCACTACTGAGCCAATTTTCTTTGCTATTCCGGACTAGATAGTGGTTCTATTTTTTTATCACAGAAGTAACAAATAAAAGACGTTATCTAGTCGGTAGTGACAGCTTTATGGATGCTCAGTACTGAAATTTCACTTAGCGATTTATCGGCTCTTGTCATAGTTTGGTTATTTAAAAATGCAGAAGAGTTCTATATTCACTATATATGATTTCATTTTTTTGAATTAAACGAGATAAATAATAAAACTAGGATCCAGTCTGGAGCACAAGTTCTGTGATGGCTCAGCCGCCAAATTTTTGTTAGTGCTTTAGCACTTACAAAAAGGCCTAGTTTTGAGATTTTGCGTCTTTGGGGCCATGCAAAAGCTCAAAATAGTGCCGGCAGCGTTCCAGCCAATCACAGGACTTGTGTGGAAGACGGCATTTTACATTAACCAAATTTTCTTTGCTATGGAGGACGGAATACTACAGGAACCCCTCTATTCAACAATTATCCCACTAAAATAGAGGTCCGAACAAAACATAAGTTTTGAACCGACCTCTTAAGAATATAACTAATTATTATATTAAAGGCAAGTTAGTGCGACTACCAGATTTGGAAGTATTGGCCATTAGCCGGAACTAAATAGCTACCTACTGGTGAATCGGAATTCTTGCTATAAATATTGATTTGATAACCATTCACATCATTCCAAGTGACTTTGCCATTAGCAACGTATTGAGTTGTCGACTTGTCATAAGTTGTACTTAACTTGTCAGCCAAAAATTCAACTGCTTCTTGAGAAGTTGTTAAATTAACTGATTGTTGAGTTTGGTCTTGTTGATTGTCAGATTGATCTTGGGTTTGATCAGTCGTTGTTTGACTAGTTGTCTGATCTTGTTGCGTTTGATCTGAATCAGATTCCTTACTAGGATCTTCTTTTTCTGATGAAGCTGTCTCGTCAGTTGATTTAGTTGATTTCGTAGTTTGATTTGATTTAGTCGATTTTTTGGGAGTATTGCTTGTTGTCTGTTCAGTCTTATCGCTAGATGTCTTCAAATCAGCTGATTGTTGATTGGCACAACCTGCTAATAAGAGTCCGGATAAGCTCAACGTTACGATAGATAATCTCTTAAACATAAAAAATACCTCCTTATACATTTGCCATTATAGCGAATGTATAAAGAGGTACGCAATGTTTCTCGTGAAACATTAATAAATCTTATCAAAATCGATTTTTTCACCACGACGGATTTTTTCACCGAATTCAATTGATTTATCGACGATTACTTCTTGACCATCTATGACTTTATAAGGATGATCTGGAGCTTTTTCTTGAGCTAATGACAATTCAGTACAGCCCAAAACTATAACGTCACAATTGAATTTATCGTGCATTGTTTTTAAAATCTTATGGAATTTAGGCGCATCGACTTCACCTTTGACCTTAATATCATCGTAAATCAGACTTTCAACTTCGTCTTGAACGGCTTGGTCTCCCAAACTGTATTCAAAGCCAGCATCTTTGATCTCATTTTCGTAAACGTGATCGGCAATCGTACCTTTAGTAGCAATCAAACCGATTCGCTTAGCTTGAGGATACTTTTTCTTCATTACGCTGATAGCCATATGTGGCATATGAATAATCGGAATATCAGTGACGGCTTGCAATTCTTTATAGTAATAATGAGCAGTATTACAAATAATTACCATGAATTCAGGCTTTAACAAACTTTGTTGCTTAATGTCTTCAGCTAGTGGGGGCAAAAAGCTAGGTTTACTGTGATCAAGGATATGTGCTGTTCGATCAGGAACGGTTGAATGGTTGACTAAAATATAATCTAAGTAATCTTGATCTTTTTTAGTCGGCGTTTTTTCATTCAACAAGTGCACATAACTTTCAGTGGCTAAACTACCCATACCACCGATTACTGTAAAGAATTTTTTCATGTCTCTTAACCCTCAATGTCCTTCAAAATTTTCTTAGCGACTACTGGATCGCTTGGATAAGGTACATC contains:
- a CDS encoding nucleoside triphosphate pyrophosphohydrolase: MKKLVRDKIPSILADDAEFEVLSNEDYRLSLRHKIVEEAKEVQNAQSRANLVEELGDLEEVIRAILTDASINYEEMDSLRQAKINQKGNFSQKFVMINNKEES
- a CDS encoding DUF1304 domain-containing protein, giving the protein MQILTLFIVALVALEHIGIAGLEMFAKPEVQANAFDMPVEFVKDSHAKVALANQGIYNGLFGVLMLLMILFFTGAVLRTILILMLLYIIGVAIYGAFTATRKILFLQGLPALIALILVAIFYK
- a CDS encoding polysaccharide biosynthesis protein — its product is MKKDSLLKSSLWISISGILSRILSVVYIIPWNLWIGPVAVGAANALYGKVYNIYNLFLIIATAGIPSAISKEVAAHNALGRFDQSEKLFKKYTIYMSLVGIVLAFIMFFGAKYVAIVLAAGDMRVVTPIKYLSIAMLIIPALGILRGYIQGYAFISYSAFSQVIEQIARVAYMLYATYTIMILQKGSYMAAVNQSTLASFIGATLAYVFLLWIRIRVRKTVTVPDIKPSDNVKDNGPEISFNSMLRSAIPFLLVDTIMTVLQLFDQTTFTWIYELILHASQKTIDDLYAMFGFQANKLIMVLVSLAISVSASVIPALSAMITRKSGLKTVQKLMQNIVQFTFFIILPATFGMMAISRQLWTVFVFYDQSILGSKVLIVSCVEAFFYCLFMILENILQVTHHVRKSLIYLAFAYIIKMILQVPLTVSLGVYGPVTATAISFILMSYFAFRLINKQFQIVNKDLGKKLLRIFIDGLVMLVVVAVANFFIVKVISDATKVGAVIVIIICGLIGIIVYGFLAYKDGSLSILKDIRDTKIY
- the scrK gene encoding fructokinase ScrK — protein: MLVGSIEAGGTKFVCAVGDEDYRIKDSIHFPTTTPEETLRKTIDYFKQFDIEALGIASFGPIEQRKNSPKYGYITSTPKPGWKDTDFVGALKKELNVPMFWTTDVNGSAYGEYVMSTLANEKIDSLVYYTIGTGVGAGAIADGKFIGNVGHPEMGHTFLKRHPDDLDFKGICPFHGDCLEGLVAGPTFDARLGKPGKDVPLTDHVWDIMAYYVAQAAIQATLILRPDKIVFGGGVVSETFLDKVRVQFKELLNDYVEVPELDKYITMPVVKNNGSATLGDFALAIRELQD
- a CDS encoding GtrA family protein translates to MIKELWSKYKDAIPYLFFGVLTTVVNYVAFALLWRVLNMNSQIANAIAYVISVLFAYVTNKLWVFNSHTKTWKAFFQEMGSFFLFRGGSWVFDQGTMFIGMVLLHGNGFIVKIIANVVVVLLNYIFSKFIIFRKRN
- a CDS encoding metal ABC transporter permease translates to MFEYEFMREAFIASTFIAITAGLVGVFVVSRNMSFLSHTLSEIGFAGASFGILVGISPLAGMILFTLVSSIAVGSLSSESSRREASISAISSLFIGLGILFLSLSSESSSYATNILFGSIVGISSKEVQQLMILALFVIFVFIIFYKPLAFDSFDHIGARAAGLKTRLLSIAFLVTLALSVSIGAQIVGSLLVFVLLTLPGATAKYVVHTVPKLIMVSVGLSLIGVWLGLYLAFITNWPVTFFISGFEVIAYFLGLSYKNWKLNH
- a CDS encoding metal ABC transporter ATP-binding protein, producing MIEAKNLTKRFGKQLVFKDVNFTINDGDFISLIGPNGSGKTTLVRIMMGLEKKTSGELKMNHKRIGYVPQFRNIDLDYPLNIEQFVRLNLKFTLSPKRRKADNELIKTILTKTKLTQLKDRPLGLASGGEKQKAYLAQALLNDPKILILDESTASLDVEVKMQLMDLVAELNQKYNLTVIFITHDYELTKKYTTRALFFEDKTLKEVKVSDVSEDMFEMGS
- a CDS encoding metal ABC transporter solute-binding protein, Zn/Mn family, which codes for MRKRNVLLLVLFSLLIFVGGCGHKTASDKKIITTTVNTYTEPLKSVVGDKYHVESIIKSVNVDPHSFSPSSNDAKQVADSRLIVASGLGYDDWVEKIVTANSQDKNLIDFSRDVLHKQNGDNEHVWFGVKNVQKLSQAVAQHMSQVDPKNKAYYQANFKKYKLKLNGLVEREAKLKQQTAGKKAYVTEPLPYYLLKDLGVSIANPHFAKAIEEDTDPSIEDIKKMEDGLRHHKVSFLVVNKQVTSGIITKMTNLAKKNKVPIIYFTETLPSDLGYYEWMNGNLSQIERIVKR
- a CDS encoding IS3 family transposase, coding for MNKQHRHAYQAIKEVCQSHHGWETILLEYIGVSRQAYHKSINRKETVWEKQDRTLKKHVKRIYEEHNGSVGAGKILTHLIHENKLGFKLSLKRVRRVMNELNLVCKVRKKKINRKEKEEKYIQDNILDQNFKVTKPNEVWLTDSTQIEYGPNKRYKVRLSGILDLYGRFLLGYIITPTETAEAEMTMFEEVFKNEGDVHPMVHTDRGSAYVANSFNKLLAQHKVSRSMSRPGTPYDNSPMERWWNDFKLRWMDLHPTPATLEELKNLVKEGIDYFNNQDRSDKINGFTPAEYRNKAI
- a CDS encoding helix-turn-helix domain-containing protein; amino-acid sequence: MKIRRDFFMKKYESEFKIKIIKDYLKVKSEIIFIEYCRSIGVNPITARGWLTLFQAYGEKGLIPQVPKKYSYETKIQAVSAYLNGEGTLKEVSIKFKLRSSKQLRYWIIQYNNDKNLIKATPVRKKVVTMSKKTTLEERIEVVEYVTLQKHSYSEASEHFQVSYQQVRNWVLIVKKQGYSALADKRGRRGYVKEKSLTEVDKLKLENRQLKAELNKRNAIEAFEKKFEEIQRGE
- a CDS encoding aspartate/glutamate racemase family protein — translated: MKKFFTVIGGMGSLATESYVHLLNEKTPTKKDQDYLDYILVNHSTVPDRTAHILDHSKPSFLPPLAEDIKQQSLLKPEFMVIICNTAHYYYKELQAVTDIPIIHMPHMAISVMKKKYPQAKRIGLIATKGTIADHVYENEIKDAGFEYSLGDQAVQDEVESLIYDDIKVKGEVDAPKFHKILKTMHDKFNCDVIVLGCTELSLAQEKAPDHPYKVIDGQEVIVDKSIEFGEKIRRGEKIDFDKIY